Genomic segment of Sphingopyxis lindanitolerans:
AAAGGCCGACGCCGAGCGCGTGACGGCCTTGCTCAGCGCAGAGGGCCGGAAGGCGGTCGCGCCTGACATGCTGGCGAAGTTCGCCAGCGCCGCGCGCCAGCGGATGCGAGATGAGAAAGGCGGCTATCGCCGCGACCATATTCGCGCGCTTGCCCAGCGGGTTGAAGTAACTACCGATGAGGTTCGGATTCTCGGCTCCAAGAGTAATCTGCTGCAAGCGCTGGTCGCAGGAGCTGCGGAAACAAAGCCGGGCGCGGTGCCCAGCTTTGTTCCGAAGTGGTGCACCCGACAGGATTCGAACCTGTGGCCTCTGCCTTCGGAGGGCAGCGCTCTATCCAGCTGAGCTACGGGTGCCGGTAGAGCGCGGCCTCTAGCAAGAGCGCGGCGCGCCAGCAATGGCCTATCGACCGCGCCGCGCGGATATGCGAAGCGGGCGATGAAGCGGGGAGATCCATGGCGTCCGAACAAAGCTGGCCGATGGCCGCCGACCTTTATGGCGAGATGCATCTTGAGGCGGCGCGGCCTGCGAAGCGGCGGTGGCGCGATTATCTGCCGGGCGCGCTCGTCACCGCGATCGCGGCGCTCGCCGCGGCCTGGCTCGCCGACCATTATGCCGCGCCGCTCGTCCTCATGGGGCTGCTCATCGGCCTCGCGATGAGCTTCCTGTCGCAGGACCCGCGCACCCACGCCGGGCTCGACCTCATGTCGCAGACCGCGCTGCGCATCGGCATCGTCCTCGTCGGCGCGCGGATCACCGCCGGGCAGTTCGCCGAACTGGGCCCGCTGCCCTTTGCCCTGCTGGTCGGCATCATGCTCGCCGTCATCCTGATCACCGTCGCCAGCGCCCGATTGTTCCGGCAGGACCGCCACGCCGCGCTGCTCGCCGGCGGCGCCACCGCCATCTGCGGCGTCTCGGCCGCGCTCGCCCTCTATTCGCTGATCGGCGACAAGCGCGTCGACCAGGCGCGCTTCACGATGACCCTGGTCGGGATCACCGTCGCCAGCGCGCTCGCCATGACCCTCTATCCCATCCTCGCCGCCGAACTCGCGCTCTCCGACACGCAGGCGGGGTTCCTGATCGGCGCGTCGATCCATGACGTCGCGCAGGCGATCGGCGGCGGCTTTTCCTTCTCGCCGCAGGCCGGAGAGGTCGCGACCATCGTCAAGCTGACCCGCGTCGCGCTGCTCGCGCCGATGCTCATGCTCGTCGGCCTGTGGCTCGCGCGCGCCGGCGGCGGCGATGCGGCCAAGCGGCGTATCCCGCTGCGCCTGCCCTGGTTCATCCTCGGCTTTCTCGCGCTCGCCGCGCTCAATTCGCTCGTCGCGCTGCCCAGGCCCGCCGTCGACGCGGCCAACATGGCCGCGCAGGCGCTGCTCCTCCTCGCCATCGTCGCCACCGCGATGAAGGCACGCCTCCACCTCCTCCTCGACCAGGGCTGGCGAAGCTTCGCCCCCATCGTCGTCGCCACGCTCACAAGCTTCCTGCTCGCGCTGGCGGCGGTGGAACTGATGTGACGTCAGGGCGGAGCGACGTCACGATAAGCTCTTGTTTTATCAACCCTTGGGTAGCGCCCAGCTGACCGTCAGCTGCGTCGCGCGGCGCGGGATGTCGAGCTTCGCCTCGCTGAAATTCACCTTTTCGTTCGGCGGCAGCAGGCGGACCGGCGGCTTGATCGTCCAGCTATAGACGATCGTCCCCTGCGCGTCGCGAAGCTCGGCGAGGATCGGCGGGACGCGCTGTTCGCGGTCGGTCGGATTGATGATCACCCCCGACGCCGCGAAATAGATGGTGCCGTCGGGAAGTTCGCGATGGTCCTGGTTCGGCGGCAGTTCGATGACGAGGTCGGGTTCGTCGGCCATGCCCGGAAGGCCGAGGCCCTGCGCCCAGCCCGGCAGGCCGAACCAGTAGAGCGCGCCGGTCGCGGCGAGCATCAGCGCCGCGGCGCTTCCCGCGATCCACGTCCAGCGCTTCGCCGGGTTGCGGCGCGGGCGGCGAAAGGGCAGCGGCGCGTCCTCGACCGGCGGCGGGGTCGGCTGTGCTTCGGGAACCGCGAAGGCTTCGGGCGGCGGCGGCGGCGCGGCTTCGGCGAGGGGTTCCTCGATCGGCGGCGCGGCCATCGGCGCCGGTTCGGGCGTTGCTGATGGCGCGGCCTGGGCTGACGGCGCGGATTGAGCTGACGGCGCCGCTTGGGGTGCTGGCGCCGGTTCGGGCGCGGGCGCCGCGACCGGCGGCGCGGGGGCGGCGGGCTCCTGAAACCAGCTATGGCGGCAATTGGCGCAGCGCACGGTGCGCCCGGAGGATCCAATCGCCGTATCGGGCACGACATAGCGCGTATGGCAGGACGGGCAGGCGAGGATCATAGCCTCTCTAAACACGGTGATTCGCACGGTTGCAAGCCTTGCTTGTGCTTCGGTCGCTGCGGCCCCCGCCCGCTCCCCCGCCCGGCCTCGTGGCAGGATAGGCCATGGACGGCCGCGCCGGTGCGAACAGAGCGCTTTACGTCGGGGGACAGCCGTGTAACAGGCAACGCCATGAGCGCCGTTGCTCCCACGCCCAGCGCCCCGCCACAGGCGCGCGATCGCGCCCGGCCCGATCGCGCGCGGATGACGTCATGACGCCCGTTTCCCGTTCCGGCGGCGCGATGGTCGAGTTCAATGGCGTCGGGCTGCGCTATAGCCCCGATGCCGAGGTGTTGAGCGATATCAGCTTCAACCTCCAGCCCGGCAGCTTCTATTTCCTGACCGGCGCCTCGGGTGCGGGCAAGACGTCGCTCCTGAAGATGCTCTATCTCGCGCAGCGGCCGAGCCGCGGGCTGATCCGCCTGTTCGGCGAGGATCTGGTCGGCATGCCGCGCCACCGCCTGCCCGGCTTTCGCCGCCGCATCGGCGTCGTCTTTCAGGATTTCCGGCTGATCCCGCATTTGAGCGCGCGCGACAATATCGCGCTGCCGCTGCGCATCGCCGGGGTCGGCGAAGAGGATCTGGCAGGGCCGGTCGGCGAGATGCTGAGCTGGATCGGGCTCGGCGAGCGCGCCGAGGCCTTTCCGCCGACGCTGTCGGGCGGCGAGCAGCAGCGCGTCGCGATCGCGCGCGCGGTGATCGCGCGGCCGCAACTGCTCGTCGCCGACGAGCCGACGGGCAACGTCGATCCCGAGATGGCGGGCCGCCTGCTCGGATTGTTCGAGGCCTTGAACCGCCTTGGCACCACCGTCGTCGTCGCGACCCACGACATCCACCTGATCAGCCGGATCGAAAATGCGCAGATGATGCGCCTCGAAAAGGGGCGGCTGTCCGACCCCACCGGCGCGCTGCGCTATCCGCCGAACCGGTCGTGACTTCGGCATGATCATCCCGCGCGTCCCCGTCCAGCATCGCCGCCTGCTTCCCGATCATCGCCTGTCGGGGCCGACGCCGTGGGTGATTGCGATCCTGATGCTGCTGACCCTGCTCGCTGCCGCCGCGGGGGTCGGCCTGGCGCGCTCGGCGAATGCGATCGGCGCCGCGATCGCCGGGCGGGTGACGGTGCAGATCGTCACCGCCAACCCGGTCACCCGCGCCGAGCAGGCGGCGGCGCTGCGCCGCGCGGCGGCGGGACAGCCCTTCGTCCGCTCGGCGCGCACGGTCGAGCCCGCCGAACTGCGCGCGACGCTCGGCCAATGGTTCGGCAGCGCCGACGGCGGCAATGGCGGCGACGATCCGGTGCTGAAGTCGCTGCCGCTGCCCGCGCTCGTCGATATTGATTTCGTCGGCGAGGATCACGCCGGGCCGATGCGCCAGCTTCGCGCGCTCGTCGCGCGCGAGGCGCCGGGGGCGCGGATCATCCCGCACGCCGAATGGCTGGGCCCGGTCGCGCGGCTGATCCGCTCGCTCGCCTGGATCGCCGGCGCGCTCGTCCTGCTGATGACCGCGGCGAGCGCGGCGGTGGTGATCATGACCGCGCGCGCCGCGCTCGGCACCCATTATGCGACGATCGAGATGCTGCACATGATCGGCGCGACCGACCAGCAGATCGCGCGATTGTTCCAGCGGCGGATCGCGATCGACACCGCCTATGGCATCGCGCTCGGCAGCACGGTCGCCGCGGCGATTCTGCTCCTCATCGGCTGGCAATGGTCGGGGGTCACCGCGGGCCTCGCCGCGACCGCGTCGCTGGGCGCTGGGGGCTGGGCGCTCTTGCTGGCGCTGCCGCTATTGGCTATCGCGCTCGCGGCATGGACGGCGCGGCAGACCCTGCTCGCCGCGCTCAAGAAGATATTATGATCAAGCGGCTGATATCTCTTCTCTTTCTGGCTTGGGTGCTGGGCTTCGCCTGGTTCGCCCTGCTGCTGCCCCTGCCCGCCGCGCCGCAAAAGACCGACGCGATCGTCGTGCTGACCGGCGGTCCGGGGCGCATCGACCGCGGGCTCGAGATGCTCGAAAAGGGCGAAGCGAAGCGCCTGTTGATCAGCGGCGTCGCGCGCGAGGTAAAGCCCAGGGAACTCGCCGCCGAATATGAACGGCCGCAGGCGCTGTTCGACTGCTGCATCGCGTTGGGGTTCGAGGCCGAGGATACGCGCTCGAACGCGACCGAGGTCGCGGCGTGGGTTGCGCGGCGCAACTACAGGAGCATCCGCCTGATCACCACCGACTGGCACATGCGCCGCGCCCAATATGAACTCGGCCGCGCGCTCGGCGCCAAGGTGGCGATCCTTCCCGATGCGGTGCGCAGCCATCCCGGTTTCGCGACCCTGTTCCGCGAATACCACAAATATCTGGCCGGGCTCGCGGGCGGGCTGCTCGGGCTTTGAGAGAGGCGATGCGCTATACCGCCGCCCTGATCCGTTCGATCCTGTTCTGGATCCTGTTCGTGATCATGAGCAGCATCTCGTCGATCGGCGCGGTGGTGTCGCTGCCCATATCGCATCACGCGACGCGCTGGTTCGTGCGGATGTGGGCGATCTTCCACCGGCTGATCTGCCGTTTCGTGCTGGGCCACAAGATCGTCGTCGAGGGCGAGATGCCCGACATCCCCGTCCTCTATGTCTTCAAGCATGAGGGCGCGTTCGAGACGATCGAGCAGCCGATGCTGTTCCAATGGCCCGCCGTCTTTGCCAAGGAGCAACTGCTCTCGATCCCCGTCTGGGGGCAGGCGGCGCGTTTCTATGGCCTGATTCCCGTCGACCGCGACGGCGGCGGCAAGGCGATGCGCGCGATGCTGAGCGCCGCCAGGGCCGCGCTCGCCGGCGATCGCCCGCTGGTGCTGTTCGCCGAAGGCACGCGCGTTCCGCATGGCGAGGCACCGCCGCTGCGCTCGGGCTTCGCGGGCATCTATCGGATGCTCGGCGTGCCGGTGATCCCGGTCGCGGTGAACAGCGGCCTGGTCTATCCGCCGCGGCGCTGGGTCAAATGGCCGGGGACGATCACCTACCGGATCGGCGAGACGATCCCCGCGGGCCTGCCGCGCGAGGAAGCCGAGGGGCGCGTGTGGCGCGCGATCAACGCGCTCAATCCGCCCGAAGCGTTGCTGGCGGGAATGCCGAAGGCCGAGAAATAATCGTCGGCCCCGCGAAGGCGGGAGTCGCTGGCAACCTTGCTCAAGGCCGATAGGGCCCCCCGCCTTCGCGGGGGCGACGGTTTTTAATGCTTCCGCCCGAAATCGGGCGCGGCGTCGTCCTGCCCCTGCTCGATGATCGAGCGGCGGATCGCGCGGGTGCGGGTGAACCAGTCCTCGAGCTTGGCGCCGTCGCCGCGCCGGATCGCCTGCTGGAGCACGGTCAGATCCTCGTTGAAGCGCTGCAGGGTTTCGAGCACCGCGTCGCGGTTGGCGAGGAAGACGTCGCGCCACATCACCGGGTCGCTCGCCGCGATGCGGGTGAAGTCGCGAAAGCCGCCCGCCGAATATTTGATGACCTCGCTTTCGGTCACTTCTTCAAACTCGCTCGCGGTGCCGACGATCGTATAGGCGATAAGGTGCGGCAGATGGCTCGTCATCGCCAGCACCATGTCGTGGTGCGCGGCGTCCATCGTCTCGACCTTGGCGCCGAGCGCCTGCCAGAATCCGGTCACTGCCGCCACGCCCTCGTCGGGCGCGCCGGCCGGCGGGGTGACGATGCACCAGCGCCCCTCGAACAACGTCGCAAAGCCCGCGGCGGGGCCGCTGTTCTCGGTCCCCGCGACGGGGTGCGCCGGGATGACGAGATGGCCGGGAAGCGCTTGTCCCAGCGCGTCGGCGACGCCGCGCTTCGACGAGCCGACGTCGGAAATGATCGCATCGGCGCGCAGCCCCGGCGCGATCGCCACCGCCGCATCGGCCATGCGCCCGACCGGCACCGCAAGGATCACGAGATCGGCCTTCGCCACCGCCGCCGCCGGATCGTCGGCGACCACATCGCAGAAACCGAGCGTGCGCGCCGCGGCGCGGACCTCGCTGCTGGCGTCATGGCCGGTCACCGTCACATCGGGCAAGCGCTCCTGGACCGCACGCGCGATCGACGAGCCGATCAGGCCAAGCCCGACGATCGTGACATGAGCCAGCGCCATCAGCCCGCGAGCGCCGCGCGGACCGCCGCGGCGAGCCCGCGCGTCTCGTCCTCGGTGCCGATCGTCATGCGCAGCGCCTGCGCAATCCCCTGCCCGGGCAGCCAGCGGACGATATAGCCCGCGTCCATCAACCGGCCATATACCGTCTCGGCGCTGACATCGCCCTCGAACAGCACGAGCAGGAAGTTGGTCGCCGACGGCACGACGCGGACGCCATGGTTGCCGAGGCTTTCGAGTTCCTGCGTCAGCCAGGCGCGCCATGTCGCATTATGCGCGCGGCTGGCGTTCACGAAGTCGTCGTCGCCGAGCGCCCCGACCGCCGCCGCCTGCCCCGCGCGCGTGACGTTGAACGGCAGGCGGATGCGGTGCAGCGCCGAAATCACCTCGGCGGCGGCATAGCCCCAGCCGATCCGTTCGGCCGCGAGGCCATGAATCTTTGAAAAGGTGCGCGTGACGAAGATATTGGGTTCGGTCTTCGCAAGCTCGAGCCCGCCGTCATCCTCGGCCGCCGACAGATATTCGGCATAGGCCTGGTCGATGACGAACAGGACGTTCTTCGGCAGCCCGGCATGGATTCGCGCGACCTCGTCGCGCGTCGCGAGCGTTCCGGTCGGATTGTTCGGGTTCGCCAGATAGACGACGCGCGTCCGCTCGGTCACCGCCGCGAGCAGCGCCTCGACGTCGGTCGCAAAGTCGCGGTCGTCGGCCTCGACCGGAGTCGCGCCGACGCGGCGCGCGGCGATCTCGTAAACCGCAAAGCCATAGCGGACATAGAGAATCTCGTCGCCCGCCCCGGCATAGGCGCCCGCGGCGAGGTGAAGCAGCTCGTCCGAGCCGTTGCCGCAGATGACGCGCGCCGGATCGAGTCCATATTTCGCCGCGATCGTCTCGCGCAATTCGACCGACCCGGGATCGGGATAGCGCGACAGCGCATCGGCGCTGGCGAGCGAGGCGCGGAACGCCTCGCGGGCCTTGTCCCCGGTGCCGAGCGGATTTTCGTTCGCGCTGAGTTTGATCAGCGGACGGCCGTCGGCGCCGGCCGACTTGCCCGGAACATAAGGAGCGATGCCGCTGATCCACGGCTTGGGAGTAAGGGCGCTGCTGCTGTCGGTCATGTCGCGCCGTTTAACGCCTGCATCGCCCGAGTCCAGTTTGTTGAAGGGATTCGCGTGGGAGGGCGAAACCTGCCCCCTGCTGTTCCCCCCTTCCTTTGAGTCTCCGGGTCTCCGCGTGAACCCTCCCCAATCGTTGACAGCCCCCGTCCGTCCGCTTAGCCCCGCCGCACGATGGCGAGCCTGCTCCACGAAATTCAGCATCAGAGCGTGACGATCGGCGCGCCGCTGCCGCTCGACAGCGGCCAGACGCTGCCGTCGGTGACGATCGCCTATCAAAGCTATGGCACGCTCGACGCCGCCCGGTCGAACGCGGTGCTCGTCTGCCACGCGCTGACCGGCGACCAATATGTCGCAAGCGAGCATCCCGCGACGGGCAAGCCCGGCTGGTGGGCGCGCATGGTCGGGCCGGGCAAGCCGGTCGATACCGACCGATATTTCGTGATCTGCGCCAATGTGCTGGGAAGCTGCATGGGGACGAGCGGCCCCGCGACCCCCGACCCCGCGACCGGCACCCCGCTCGGCATGAAATTCCCCGTCATCACGATCGCCGACATGGTGCGCGCGCAGGCGATGCTGCTCGATCATCTCGGTATCGATCGCCTTCATGCCGTCATCGGCGGATCGATGGGCGGGATGCAGGCGCTCGCCTGGACCGCCGCCTGTCCCGAACGCCTCGCCTCGGCGATCGTGATCGCCAGCGCGGCGCGCCATTCGGCGCAGAACATCGCCTTTCACGAAGTCGGGCGGCAGGCGATCATGGCCGATCCCGACTGGCAGGACGGCGATTATTACGACAAATTCTGCGCCCCCGCCAAGGGTCTCGCGGTCGCGCGGATGGCGGCGCACATCACCTATTTGTCCGAAGCCGGGCTGACCGAGAAATTCGGCCGCCGCCTGCAGGCGCGCGACATCAAGAGCTTCGGCTTCGACGCCGATTTCCAGGTCGAATCCTATTTGCGGCACCAGGGGCTCGCCTTCACCGACCGCTTCGACGCCAACGCCTATCTCTACATCACCCGCGCGATGGATTATTTCGACCTCGCCGAGCCGCACGACGGGCAGCTTGCGGGCGCCTTCGCGAGAGCGAAGGACGTGCGCTTCACTCTCGTCAGCTTCGACACCGACTGGCTTTATCCGACCAGCGAATCGCGCCGCATCGTCCAGGCACTGCAAAGCGTCGGCGCCGCGGCGAGCTTCGTCGAGCTGTCGGCGCCCTTCGGCCACGACAGCTTCCTCCTCGACGTCCCCGCGCTCGACCGCCTCGTCGCGGGTGCGCTGAAGGCGGAGGACTGACGCCGTGACGCTGCGCCCCGACCTGGCGATCATCGCCGGCGCGGTGCCGACCGGCACGCGCGTCCTCGACGTCGGCTGCGGCGACGGAACGCTGATCGCGGCGCTGCGCGATGCCGGCGTCGACGCCCGCGGGCTCGAGATCGATCCCGCCAACGTCACCGCGGCGATCGCGCGCGGCCAGTCGGTCGTGCAGGGCGACGCGAACCGCGACCTCGCCGATTATCCCGACGATGCCTTCGCCTATGCGATCCTGTCGCAGACGCTCCAGACGACCGAGCGCCCCGACCGCATCATCGACGAACTGCTTCGCATCGCGCCGCGCGCGTTCGTCAGCTTCCCCAATTTCGCGCACTGGCGGGTGCGGCTCGCCTTGCTGTGGAACGGACGGATGCCGGTGACGCGACTGCTGCCGGTCGCGTGGTACGAAACGCCGAACATCCACCATGTGACGGTCAGCGATTTTCGCGATCTTGTCGGCGGCAAGGGGATCAAGGTTGAACAGGCCTGGTATCTGTCGGGCGACAAGCCGACCAGCGACGCCGCCGCAAGCTGGCGCGCCGAGCATGCGATCTTCCTGATTTCGCGATAGCCCGTCGTCCCCGCGAAGGCGGGGCCGCTGGCAATCTTGCGCAAGGCCGACGGCGGCATTCGGCCGGTCGCAACCCCAGCTATCCTCGTCACCCCGGACTTGATCCGGGGTGACGCCCGATCAATCCCGCTTCCCCAGCCCGTTCGCGAGCATGTCGTTCGCGATCCGCGCGACCTCGCCGATGTCGGCGGTCTCGTCCCACAGGCCATAGCGCATGCCGAGGAAGACGTTCATGCCCGCGATCGCCCAGGCATGGACTTCGCTCGCGTCGGCGCGGATCTCGCCGCGCGCCGCGCCCGCTTCGAGCCGCTGGCGCATGCGCTCGACCGTCGTTTCATAGTGGCGGCGATAGCTGGCGTAATCGACGAATTCCGCCTCGTCGATGATGCGATAGATTTCCTTATGCTCGCGCACGAAACCGAGGAAGGACAACAGGCCGATATGTTCGGCGCTGATCTCGTCGGGCGCCGCCTGCACCTCGGGCGTCACATGGTCGCGCAGCAGCTCGCTCATGTGGCGGACGAGCGCCTGGAAAATTTCCTCTTTCGAATCGAAATAGGTGTAGAAACTGCCGAGCGCGGTGCCGGCGCGGCGGGTGATGGCGCTGATCGAGGCGTCGTGAAACCCGCGCTCGCCGAACTCGACCGCCGCCGCGTCGAGCAGCTTGCGCAACGTGCGGCGCCCGCGTTCGGTGCGCGGCGTCTTGTCGCGGCTTTCGCTATCGGCGGCCGCGCCCGCCTCTGGCGACCCCGGCGATCCTGGCGCTGGTTGCGGCTGATCCATCGTGCCTTCCCGTTCCCCCTTGGCTCGGCGCTTTGCTGCATCGTGGCATTTCGGCACCACTGGCAAGCAAAAAACGACCGAAGCAGATTCCAAGTTGAAACTTGGTTCATGTTTCATTATAGGCCCCCTCGCGGCTTGGCAAGACCGAGCCCCAGAAAAGTAGCGGGCGGCGAGGGGCCTCCCGCACATGGGAGAGTTTTCATGCGTCCTTTCGCCCGTTCGCTGCGCCCCGTCCTTCATGCGACGAGCGCGCTTTCGTTGCTCGCTTTCGTTCCCGCCGCCCACGCGCAGGACGCCAGCGACCAGCAGAGCGCAAGCGCCGACAATGACGGCGACGAGATCATCGTTTCCGCCCGCCGCCGCGACGAGCGGCTGATCGACGTGCCGATCGCGGTCACCGCGCTGTCGGGCGATGCGCTGGCGAAGGCGGGCGCGATCGACATCACCGACGTCGCCAACATGGCGCCGAACACGACGCTCGAAAATTCGCGCGGCACCAATTCGACGCTGACCGCCTTCATCCGCGGCGTCGGCCAGCAGGATCCGGTGCCGGGCTTCGAGGCGGGGGTCGGCCTTTATCTCGACGACGTCTATCTGAACCGGCCGCAGGGCGCGGTGCTCGACATCTACGACGTCGAGCGGATCGAGGTGCTGCGCGGGCCGCAGGGCACGCTCTATGGCCGCAACACGATCGGCGGCGCGGTCAAATATGTGACCCGCGCGCTCAATCCCGATTCGCCCGAACTGCGCATCCGCGGCACGCTCGGCACCTATAACCAGGCCGACCTCGTCGTCACCGCGAGCGCGCCGATCAGCGACATCGTCCGCGTCGGCGGTTCGGTCGCGCGGTTGTCGCGCGGCGGTTTCGGCGACAATCTGACCATCAAGGGTCTGGAAAATTACAACAAGGACGTGTGGGCGGGGCGCGGCACGATCGAACTCGGCGGCAATGGCGCGCCGGTGCTGATCCGCATCTCGGGCGACTATACCCGCGACAAGTCGGACCCGCGCAACGGCCACCGCCTGATCCCGGGCCTGGTTTCGGGCGCCCCCGTCCTCGACGACGTCTACGACACGCGCGCGGGGCTCAACGACCCCAAGCAGGATGTGAAGGCCTATGGCCTCGCGATGAATGTTTCGGCCGAACTAACCGACACGCTGACGCTGCGGTCGATCAGCGCGTGGCGCAAGGACACCAGCTTTACCCCGATCGATTTCGACGCGCTGCCGTCGGTCGATGTCGACGTCCCCGCCGTCTATCGCAACGAGCAGCTCAGCCAGGAATTCCAGCTTCTTTATGAACACGACCGGCTGCACGGCCTCGTCGGCTTCTATTATCTCGACGCCAAGGCCGCGACCTCGTTCGACGTGCTGCTCGGCCTGACCGGCGCTCCGATCGGCTTCCCCGGCCTCAATGCCTATACCGCGGGCGATGTGCGGACCAAGACCTGGTCGGTGTTCGGCGACTTCACCTATGATTTCACCGATCAGCTCAGCCTGTCGGTCGGCGGCCGCTATACCAACGATCATCGGGGCGCCTTCGTCTACAAGGCAACGCGGATCACCGGCCTGTCGCCCGAATTCGGCGGCACGCTCGATCCGATCGCGATCGCGATCGCGACCAACTTCCGCGGCGACCGCACCTTCAAGGAATTCACGCCGCGCGCCTCGCTGAGCTTCAAGCCCGACGCCAACAATATGGTCTACGCCTCCTATTCAAAGGGCTTCAAGGGCGGCGGCTTCGACCCGCGCGGATCGGGCACCTCGGCGCCGAGCAGCAATCCACCGGCGGCGCCCAGCTATGACGACATCTTCAACTTCCTCGCCTTCGACCCCGAAAAGGTCGACAGCTATGAAATCGGCTACAAGGGATCGCTGCTCGACCGCCGCCTGACGCTGAGCCTCGCGGGCTTCTACATGGATTATAAGGACGTCCAGATTCCCGGCTCGGTCGGTTGTCTCGTCGGCGGCATCCAGAGCTTCTGCGGCATCACCACCAACGCGGCGAAGGCACGGCTGCAAGGCATCGAGGCCGAAACCACCGCGATTCTCGCGCGCGATTTCGCGGGCGCGGGCTCGACCTTCCGCTTCAACGGCGCGCTCGGCTTTATCGACGCCAAGTATAAGCGCTTCATCGGCCCGACCGGCGCCGACGTCGCCGACCAGCGCACTTTCCAGAACACGCCGAAATGGACGGTGTCGGGGTCGATCGCGGCGGGCATCCCGGCGATGGGCGGCAATATCGATGCCTCCACCGGCCTCACCTATCGCAGCCTGACCCACCAGTTCGAGGTGCCGATCCCGGCGCTCGACCAGCCGGGCTATGTCCTGTGGGATGCCAGCCTGGTGTGGACCGCCGACAGCGGCAATTATTCGATCGGCCTCCACGGCAAGAATCTGACCGACAAGCAGTATATTACGTCGGGCTATAATTATCAGAACGCCGCCGGGGGCTCGACGCTGGGCAAGGAAGGCATTCAAACCGCCTTCTACGGCAATCCGCGCCAGGTCTTCGTCACCGGCACGGTCAAATTCTGACCGGACGCACCGTGAAAAAAGGGGGAAAGGGGCGTCCGCCAGGGCGCCCCTTTTTCTATGCGCTCAGCGGCGGCGCGCCGGTGGCCGCGACCATGCGCTCGCCGTCGATGACGATCGGGCTGGCGACCCCGTCGATCGCCGCGCCCTCGGGGCGAAAACGCATCCCGCGCGCGGCAACCTGCGGGTCGGCGAAGACGCCGGCGAGATCGTTGATCGGCCCCGCGGGCACACCGTCGGCCTCGAGCGCGAGCGACAGCGGCTGCGCATCCCAGCCTGCGATCTTGGCCGCGAGCAGCGGGATCAGCTCGGCGCGGTTGGCG
This window contains:
- the metX gene encoding homoserine O-acetyltransferase MetX; the encoded protein is MASLLHEIQHQSVTIGAPLPLDSGQTLPSVTIAYQSYGTLDAARSNAVLVCHALTGDQYVASEHPATGKPGWWARMVGPGKPVDTDRYFVICANVLGSCMGTSGPATPDPATGTPLGMKFPVITIADMVRAQAMLLDHLGIDRLHAVIGGSMGGMQALAWTAACPERLASAIVIASAARHSAQNIAFHEVGRQAIMADPDWQDGDYYDKFCAPAKGLAVARMAAHITYLSEAGLTEKFGRRLQARDIKSFGFDADFQVESYLRHQGLAFTDRFDANAYLYITRAMDYFDLAEPHDGQLAGAFARAKDVRFTLVSFDTDWLYPTSESRRIVQALQSVGAAASFVELSAPFGHDSFLLDVPALDRLVAGALKAED
- the metW gene encoding methionine biosynthesis protein MetW, which translates into the protein MTLRPDLAIIAGAVPTGTRVLDVGCGDGTLIAALRDAGVDARGLEIDPANVTAAIARGQSVVQGDANRDLADYPDDAFAYAILSQTLQTTERPDRIIDELLRIAPRAFVSFPNFAHWRVRLALLWNGRMPVTRLLPVAWYETPNIHHVTVSDFRDLVGGKGIKVEQAWYLSGDKPTSDAAASWRAEHAIFLISR
- a CDS encoding TetR/AcrR family transcriptional regulator, with product MDQPQPAPGSPGSPEAGAAADSESRDKTPRTERGRRTLRKLLDAAAVEFGERGFHDASISAITRRAGTALGSFYTYFDSKEEIFQALVRHMSELLRDHVTPEVQAAPDEISAEHIGLLSFLGFVREHKEIYRIIDEAEFVDYASYRRHYETTVERMRQRLEAGAARGEIRADASEVHAWAIAGMNVFLGMRYGLWDETADIGEVARIANDMLANGLGKRD
- a CDS encoding TonB-dependent receptor, whose amino-acid sequence is MRPFARSLRPVLHATSALSLLAFVPAAHAQDASDQQSASADNDGDEIIVSARRRDERLIDVPIAVTALSGDALAKAGAIDITDVANMAPNTTLENSRGTNSTLTAFIRGVGQQDPVPGFEAGVGLYLDDVYLNRPQGAVLDIYDVERIEVLRGPQGTLYGRNTIGGAVKYVTRALNPDSPELRIRGTLGTYNQADLVVTASAPISDIVRVGGSVARLSRGGFGDNLTIKGLENYNKDVWAGRGTIELGGNGAPVLIRISGDYTRDKSDPRNGHRLIPGLVSGAPVLDDVYDTRAGLNDPKQDVKAYGLAMNVSAELTDTLTLRSISAWRKDTSFTPIDFDALPSVDVDVPAVYRNEQLSQEFQLLYEHDRLHGLVGFYYLDAKAATSFDVLLGLTGAPIGFPGLNAYTAGDVRTKTWSVFGDFTYDFTDQLSLSVGGRYTNDHRGAFVYKATRITGLSPEFGGTLDPIAIAIATNFRGDRTFKEFTPRASLSFKPDANNMVYASYSKGFKGGGFDPRGSGTSAPSSNPPAAPSYDDIFNFLAFDPEKVDSYEIGYKGSLLDRRLTLSLAGFYMDYKDVQIPGSVGCLVGGIQSFCGITTNAAKARLQGIEAETTAILARDFAGAGSTFRFNGALGFIDAKYKRFIGPTGADVADQRTFQNTPKWTVSGSIAAGIPAMGGNIDASTGLTYRSLTHQFEVPIPALDQPGYVLWDASLVWTADSGNYSIGLHGKNLTDKQYITSGYNYQNAAGGSTLGKEGIQTAFYGNPRQVFVTGTVKF